Proteins co-encoded in one Oreochromis aureus strain Israel breed Guangdong linkage group 3, ZZ_aureus, whole genome shotgun sequence genomic window:
- the kirrel1a gene encoding kin of IRRE-like protein 1a isoform X2, whose amino-acid sequence MQRLLLLSLVLSFQTVWTARFSQEPADQSVVRGQRVILSCVVFNYSGIVQWTKDGLALGIGEDLRAWPRYRVLRVQELGQYNLEILSADLSDDSLYECQAPDAALRSRRAKLTVLIPPDDPVIDGGPEVLLNAGESYNLSCVSRGAKPPSMIEWLKDGLPVEGANSATEVLPDRKRVTTRSYLPIQPVDTDTGRNYSCVATNLAVPTGKSTTVTLNVHHSPIVTLSIEPRSVLEGDRVTFTCQAHANPPIMGYRWAKGGVVLQGARESVFTTKADHSFFTEPVSCLVFNAVGKTNVSILVDVHFGPILLVEPQPKTVDVDSDVTLNCKWAGNPPLTLTWFKKGSNMVLSNSNQLYLKSVSQADAGQYVCKAIVPRIGVGETEVTLTVNGPPIISSDPVQYAGRGERGEVKCYIASTPPPDKIVWAWKENVWEKEKGTLLERYTVEQSKLSSEGGGVLSTLTINNVMESDFLSTYNCTAWNSFGPGTMIITLEETEEVPVGLIAGGTVGSTILLFIFLLVLVLIFYRQRKGSRRGVTLGKPDIKVETINKETHSLEEDSGSVSTASRMVKAMYSPFKDDIELKSDLRSDTLDTRQEYDLKDPTNGYYNVRASTHDEVRPASHSTMHYSDYRSPTGTPGGAASISSSTGGSGATASGGAPGPPGPLTSPGRPQACYDPRPPSRLSHISYAQFNTFTRGGQSQQPPANPAPAASDFPGDCSLLDSTSQLAYDNYGYPSHYQTYRMGFAPSSLAPLEAGPSYEMYGVGSGVGSPGVGVGPGGPAPSGPETGLGKYGSSTRFSYTSQHSDYSHSRHTQRMQTHV is encoded by the exons TGTGGACAGCGAGATTCTCTCAGGAGCCAGCAGACCAGTCGGTGGTGCGGGGCCAGAGGGTGATCCTGTCCTGTGTTGTATTCAACTACTCTGGCATTGTTCAGTGGACCAAAGATGGCTTGGCTCTGGGCATTGGAGAGGACCTCCGAG CCTGGCCCAGGTACCGTGTGCTGCGGGTCCAGGAGTTGGGCCAGTACAACCTGGAAATCCTGTCAGCTGATCTGTCCGATGACTCCCTGTATGAGTGCCAGGCACCAGATGCTGCCCTGAGGTCCAGGAGGGCCAAACTCACTGTCCTCA TCCCCCCAGACGACCCAGTGATTGATGGGGGTCCGGAGGTACTGCTGAATGCAGGGGAGTCCTACAACCTGAGCTGTGTGTCTCGAGGGGCAAAGCCGCCCTCCATGATCGAGTGGCTCAAAGATGGTCTACCTGTGGAGGGGGCCAACAGCGCCACT GAAGTGCTTCCAGACAGGAAGCGGGTGACCACACGGAGCTATCTGCCTATCCAGCCGGTTGACACCGACACCGGGAGGAACTACAGCTGTGTGGCCACCAATCTGGCTGTTCCCACTGGCAAAAGCACAACCGTCACTCTTAACGTGCACC aTTCACCAATAGTGACCTTGTCCATTGAGCCTCGCTCTGTCCTAGAAGGGGACAGAGTCACTTTCACCTGCCAGGCTCACGCCAACCCTCCTATAATGGGCTACAG ATGGGCTAAGGGTGGCGTGGTGCTGCAGGGTGCCAGGGAAAGCGTGTTCACCACCAAGGCCGACCACTCCTTCTTCACTGAGCCGGTTTCCTGTCTTGTTTTCAATGCTGTGGGAAAAACCAACGTCAGCATCTTGGTGGACGTTCACT TCGGTCCAATCCTGTTGGTGGAGCCACAGCCAAAAACAGTAGATGTCGACTCTGATGTGACCCTCAACTGCAAATGGGCTGGAAACCCTCCGCTCACACTCACCTGGTTCAAAAAGGGTTCAAACATG GTTCTGAGTAACAGCAACCAGCTGTATCTGAAGTCAGTGAGCCAGGCGGATGCTGGCCAGTATGTATGTAAGGCTATCGTCCCACGGATTGGAGTAGGAGAGACTGAGGTCACGCTCACAGTCAACG GCCCACCCATCATTTCCAGTGATCCAGTCCAGTATGCCGGgagaggggagagaggagaggtgaaatgCTACATAGCTAGTACACCTCCTCCAGATAAGATA GTGTGGGCGTGGAAGGAAAACGTGTGGGAGAAGGAGAAGGGGACGCTGCTGGAGAGGTACACAGTGGAACAGAGCAAACTGTCATCTGAAGGCGGTGGCGTCCTCTCCACCCTCACCATCAACAACGTGATGGAGTCCGACTTCCTGTCCACTTACAACTGCACGGCCTGGAACTCCTTCGGCCCGGGCACCATGATCATCACGCTGGAGGAGACGG AGGAGGTTCCAGTGGGGTTAATAGCTGGTGGGACCGTGGGCTCTACCATCCTCCTGTTCATATTCCTGCTGGTCCTCGTTCTCATTTTCTACCGGCAACGCAAAGGCA GTCGGCGCGGGGTCACGCTGGGTAAGCCCGACATCAAGGTAGAAACGATAAACAAGGAGACCCACAGCTTAGAGGAGGACTCCGGCAGCGTGTCCACAGCTTCGCGCATGGTCAAGGCCATGTACTCG CCCTTTAAAGATGACATAGAGCTCAAGTCTGACCTCCGCAGTGACACCCTGGACACCCGCCAGGAGTATGACCTCAAG GACCCCACCAATGGCTATTACAATGTCCGAGCCTCCACCCACGATGAAGTCCGTCCTGCCTCCCATTCCACCATGCACTACTCTGACTACCGCTCCCCCACAggaacaccagggggagctgcATCTATTAGCAGCAGCACTGGTGGCTCAGGCGCCACAGCCAGCGGAGGAGCCCCGGGCCCCCCTGGCCCCCTCACATCACCTGGACGCCCACAAGCCTGCTACGACCCGCGACCGCCTTCCAGACTGTCCCACATCAGCTACGCCCAGTTCAACACCTTCACCCGCGGGGGCCAGAGCCAGCAGCCCCCGGCTAACCCCGCGCCTGCCGCCAGTGACTTCCCTGGGGACTGCAGCCTCTTGGACTCCACTTCCCAGCTGGCCTACGACAACTATGGATACCCCTCACACTACCAGACCTACCGAATGGGTTTTGCACCATCCAGCTTGGCTCCTCTGGAAGCCGGCCCGTCTTATGAGATGTACGGGGTGGGATCTGGGGTGGGCAGTCCTGGGGTTGGGGTTGGCCCAGGAGGCCCAGCTCCCTCGGGACCAGAGACTGGACTAGGAAAGTACGGCAGCTCCACTCGCTTCTCCTACACCTCACAACACTCTGACTACTCCCACAGCCGGCACACACAGCGGATGCAGACTCACGTGTGA
- the kirrel1a gene encoding kin of IRRE-like protein 1a isoform X1, producing MQRLLLLSLVLSFQTVWTARFSQEPADQSVVRGQRVILSCVVFNYSGIVQWTKDGLALGIGEDLRAWPRYRVLRVQELGQYNLEILSADLSDDSLYECQAPDAALRSRRAKLTVLIPPDDPVIDGGPEVLLNAGESYNLSCVSRGAKPPSMIEWLKDGLPVEGANSATEVLPDRKRVTTRSYLPIQPVDTDTGRNYSCVATNLAVPTGKSTTVTLNVHHSPIVTLSIEPRSVLEGDRVTFTCQAHANPPIMGYRWAKGGVVLQGARESVFTTKADHSFFTEPVSCLVFNAVGKTNVSILVDVHFGPILLVEPQPKTVDVDSDVTLNCKWAGNPPLTLTWFKKGSNMVLSNSNQLYLKSVSQADAGQYVCKAIVPRIGVGETEVTLTVNGPPIISSDPVQYAGRGERGEVKCYIASTPPPDKIVWAWKENVWEKEKGTLLERYTVEQSKLSSEGGGVLSTLTINNVMESDFLSTYNCTAWNSFGPGTMIITLEETEEVPVGLIAGGTVGSTILLFIFLLVLVLIFYRQRKGSRRGVTLGKPDIKVETINKETHSLEEDSGSVSTASRMVKAMYSFLPSVSFSPSNQPFKDDIELKSDLRSDTLDTRQEYDLKDPTNGYYNVRASTHDEVRPASHSTMHYSDYRSPTGTPGGAASISSSTGGSGATASGGAPGPPGPLTSPGRPQACYDPRPPSRLSHISYAQFNTFTRGGQSQQPPANPAPAASDFPGDCSLLDSTSQLAYDNYGYPSHYQTYRMGFAPSSLAPLEAGPSYEMYGVGSGVGSPGVGVGPGGPAPSGPETGLGKYGSSTRFSYTSQHSDYSHSRHTQRMQTHV from the exons TGTGGACAGCGAGATTCTCTCAGGAGCCAGCAGACCAGTCGGTGGTGCGGGGCCAGAGGGTGATCCTGTCCTGTGTTGTATTCAACTACTCTGGCATTGTTCAGTGGACCAAAGATGGCTTGGCTCTGGGCATTGGAGAGGACCTCCGAG CCTGGCCCAGGTACCGTGTGCTGCGGGTCCAGGAGTTGGGCCAGTACAACCTGGAAATCCTGTCAGCTGATCTGTCCGATGACTCCCTGTATGAGTGCCAGGCACCAGATGCTGCCCTGAGGTCCAGGAGGGCCAAACTCACTGTCCTCA TCCCCCCAGACGACCCAGTGATTGATGGGGGTCCGGAGGTACTGCTGAATGCAGGGGAGTCCTACAACCTGAGCTGTGTGTCTCGAGGGGCAAAGCCGCCCTCCATGATCGAGTGGCTCAAAGATGGTCTACCTGTGGAGGGGGCCAACAGCGCCACT GAAGTGCTTCCAGACAGGAAGCGGGTGACCACACGGAGCTATCTGCCTATCCAGCCGGTTGACACCGACACCGGGAGGAACTACAGCTGTGTGGCCACCAATCTGGCTGTTCCCACTGGCAAAAGCACAACCGTCACTCTTAACGTGCACC aTTCACCAATAGTGACCTTGTCCATTGAGCCTCGCTCTGTCCTAGAAGGGGACAGAGTCACTTTCACCTGCCAGGCTCACGCCAACCCTCCTATAATGGGCTACAG ATGGGCTAAGGGTGGCGTGGTGCTGCAGGGTGCCAGGGAAAGCGTGTTCACCACCAAGGCCGACCACTCCTTCTTCACTGAGCCGGTTTCCTGTCTTGTTTTCAATGCTGTGGGAAAAACCAACGTCAGCATCTTGGTGGACGTTCACT TCGGTCCAATCCTGTTGGTGGAGCCACAGCCAAAAACAGTAGATGTCGACTCTGATGTGACCCTCAACTGCAAATGGGCTGGAAACCCTCCGCTCACACTCACCTGGTTCAAAAAGGGTTCAAACATG GTTCTGAGTAACAGCAACCAGCTGTATCTGAAGTCAGTGAGCCAGGCGGATGCTGGCCAGTATGTATGTAAGGCTATCGTCCCACGGATTGGAGTAGGAGAGACTGAGGTCACGCTCACAGTCAACG GCCCACCCATCATTTCCAGTGATCCAGTCCAGTATGCCGGgagaggggagagaggagaggtgaaatgCTACATAGCTAGTACACCTCCTCCAGATAAGATA GTGTGGGCGTGGAAGGAAAACGTGTGGGAGAAGGAGAAGGGGACGCTGCTGGAGAGGTACACAGTGGAACAGAGCAAACTGTCATCTGAAGGCGGTGGCGTCCTCTCCACCCTCACCATCAACAACGTGATGGAGTCCGACTTCCTGTCCACTTACAACTGCACGGCCTGGAACTCCTTCGGCCCGGGCACCATGATCATCACGCTGGAGGAGACGG AGGAGGTTCCAGTGGGGTTAATAGCTGGTGGGACCGTGGGCTCTACCATCCTCCTGTTCATATTCCTGCTGGTCCTCGTTCTCATTTTCTACCGGCAACGCAAAGGCA GTCGGCGCGGGGTCACGCTGGGTAAGCCCGACATCAAGGTAGAAACGATAAACAAGGAGACCCACAGCTTAGAGGAGGACTCCGGCAGCGTGTCCACAGCTTCGCGCATGGTCAAGGCCATGTACTCG TTTCTCCCCTCTGTGTCCTTCTCTCCTTCCAATCAGCCCTTTAAAGATGACATAGAGCTCAAGTCTGACCTCCGCAGTGACACCCTGGACACCCGCCAGGAGTATGACCTCAAG GACCCCACCAATGGCTATTACAATGTCCGAGCCTCCACCCACGATGAAGTCCGTCCTGCCTCCCATTCCACCATGCACTACTCTGACTACCGCTCCCCCACAggaacaccagggggagctgcATCTATTAGCAGCAGCACTGGTGGCTCAGGCGCCACAGCCAGCGGAGGAGCCCCGGGCCCCCCTGGCCCCCTCACATCACCTGGACGCCCACAAGCCTGCTACGACCCGCGACCGCCTTCCAGACTGTCCCACATCAGCTACGCCCAGTTCAACACCTTCACCCGCGGGGGCCAGAGCCAGCAGCCCCCGGCTAACCCCGCGCCTGCCGCCAGTGACTTCCCTGGGGACTGCAGCCTCTTGGACTCCACTTCCCAGCTGGCCTACGACAACTATGGATACCCCTCACACTACCAGACCTACCGAATGGGTTTTGCACCATCCAGCTTGGCTCCTCTGGAAGCCGGCCCGTCTTATGAGATGTACGGGGTGGGATCTGGGGTGGGCAGTCCTGGGGTTGGGGTTGGCCCAGGAGGCCCAGCTCCCTCGGGACCAGAGACTGGACTAGGAAAGTACGGCAGCTCCACTCGCTTCTCCTACACCTCACAACACTCTGACTACTCCCACAGCCGGCACACACAGCGGATGCAGACTCACGTGTGA
- the ndufs2 gene encoding NADH dehydrogenase [ubiquinone] iron-sulfur protein 2, mitochondrial, protein MAATMLRSLSKLGRPSTKLLLGHNLLSPGCALLQNRQKQWQPDVEWTEQFAGAVMYPTAVNEKWTPPPWNDKDPPAEKDVSNLTINFGPQHPAAHGVLRLVMELSGESVKKCDPHIGLLHRGTEKLIEYKTYLQALPYFDRLDYVSMMCNEQAYSLAVEKLLNIQAPPRAQWIRVLYGEMTRILNHIMAVTTHALDIGAMTPFFWMFEEREKMFEFYERVSGARMHAAYVRPGGVHQDMPLGLMDDIYEWCKNFSIRIDEVEEMLTNNRIWKNRTVDIGVVSAEEALNYGFSGVMLRGSGIKWDLRKSQPYDKYDEVEFDVPIGSNGDCYDRYLCRVEEMRQSLRIMHQALNKMPEGEIKVDDAKVAPPKRSEMKMSMESLIHHFKLYTEGYQVPPGATYTAVEAPKGEFGVYLVSDGSSRPYRCKIKAPGFAHLAGLDKMAKGHMLADVVAIIGTQDIVFGEVDR, encoded by the exons ATGGCGGCCACAATGTTGAGGTCGCTTAGCAAACTCGGACGTCCTTCAACAAAATTGTTATTAGGCCATAATTTGCTGAGCCCTGGCTGTGCGCTGCTGCAGAACAG gCAGAAACAATGGCAGCCAGATGTGGAGTGGACGGAGCAGTTCGCTGGTGCAGTCATGTACCCCACTGCTGTTAATGAGAAGTGGACACCGCCCCCATGGAATG acaaAGATCCTCCCGCAGAGAAGGACGTGTCCAACCTGACAATTAACTTTGGCCCTCAGCATCCTGCAGCTCACGGTGTGCTGCGTCTGGTGATGGAGCTCAGCGGGGAGTCTGTCAAGAAATGTGACCCACACATTGGCCTGCTTCATCGTGGCACTGAAAAGCTAATCGAGTATAAGACATACCTGCAG GCTCTGCCCTACTTTGACCGCCTGGACTATGTTTCCATGATGTGTAATGAGCAAGCCTACTCTCTGGCTGTGGAGAAGCTGCTCAACATCCAGGCCCCACCCCGTGCACAGTGGATCAGAG TGCTGTATGGAGAGATGACTCGCATCCTGAACCACATCATGGCCGTCACCACACATGCCCTCGACATTGGCGCCATGACTCCCTTCTTTTGGATGTTCGAGGAGCGAGAGAAG ATGTTTGAGTTTTATGAGCGAGTGTCTGGAGCAAGGATGCACGCTGCATACGTCAGGCCTGGTGGGGTACATCAG GATATGCCCCTTGGCCTGATGGATGATATCTATGAGTGGTGTAAGAATTTCTCCATTCGAATTGATGAAGTGGAAGAG ATGCTGACCAATAATCGTATCTGGAAGAATCGCACTGTGGACATCGGAGTGGTTTCTGCTGAGGAGGCCCTCAACTACGGTTTCAG TGGAGTGATGTTACGAGGGTCTGGAATCAAGTGGGACCTGAGGAAGTCTCAGCCATATGACAAGTACGATGAAGTGGAATTTGACGTTCCGATTGGAAGCAATGGAGACTGCTATGACAG GTATCTGTGCAGAGTGGAGGAGATGAGGCAGTCCCTGAGGATCATGCACCAGGCGCTGAACAAGATGCCAGAGGGCGAGATAAAGGTGGATGATGCCAAAGTGGCTCCACCTAAGAGGTCTGAGATGAAG ATGTCCATGGAGTCTCTGATTCaccactttaaactgtacaCAGAGGGCTACCAGGTCCCCCCAGGGGCCACATACACGGCTGTAGAGGCACCTAAG GGAGAGTTTGGTGTATATTTGGTTTCAGACGGCTCCAGCAGACCCTATCGCTGCAAGATCAAAGCCCCTGGATTCGCTCACTTG GCCGGTCTGGATAAAATGGCCAAAGGACACATGTTGGCAGATGTGGTGGCCATCATTG GTACGCAGGACATAGTGTTTGGAGAGGTGGACCGTTAA